One Amorphoplanes digitatis genomic window carries:
- a CDS encoding response regulator translates to MTRILVVDDEPQILRALRVNLRARGYEVVTAGDGGAALKAAADNPPDLVVLDLGLPDLDGVEVIGGLRGWTAVPIVVLSGRAESRDKVDALDAGADDYVTKPFGVDELLARIRAALRRAQPAAEHPAVVTVGRYAVDLAARTVSHDVKLTPTEWQILDHLLRNPGMLVSQRLLLRDVWGPQYSTETNYLRQYMARLRRKLEEDPAHPRHLLTEPGMGYRFAP, encoded by the coding sequence ATGACCCGCATCCTGGTCGTCGACGACGAACCGCAGATCCTGCGCGCCCTGCGGGTCAACCTGCGCGCCCGCGGCTACGAGGTCGTCACCGCCGGCGACGGCGGCGCCGCACTGAAGGCAGCCGCCGACAACCCGCCCGACCTGGTGGTGCTCGACCTCGGCCTGCCCGACCTGGACGGCGTCGAGGTCATCGGCGGGCTGCGCGGCTGGACCGCCGTCCCGATCGTGGTCCTCTCCGGCCGGGCCGAGAGCCGCGACAAGGTCGACGCCCTCGACGCCGGCGCCGACGACTACGTCACCAAGCCGTTCGGGGTGGACGAGCTGCTGGCCCGCATCCGGGCCGCCCTGCGCCGGGCGCAGCCCGCCGCCGAGCATCCCGCCGTGGTCACCGTCGGCCGGTACGCCGTCGACCTGGCCGCGCGCACCGTCTCGCACGACGTGAAGCTGACGCCGACCGAGTGGCAGATCCTCGACCACCTGCTGCGCAACCCCGGCATGCTGGTCAGCCAGCGCCTGCTGCTGCGCGACGTGTGGGGGCCGCAGTACTCGACCGAGACGAACTATCTGCGGCAGTACATGGCCCGGCTGCGCCGCAAGCTCGAGGAGGATCCGGCGCACCCGAGGCACCTGCTCACCGAGCCGGGCATGGGCTACCGGTTCGCGCCCTGA
- a CDS encoding DUF389 domain-containing protein, whose amino-acid sequence MLHVRVITPEERTEAVLEELAGDVAVTHLIVLPGAARSPRGDVLEFDVVREGASVVLDRLRARGLDTDGAIVVERVDAALSASADRAARRVPGLGVDAVVWQELEQQTGEEAELSGSFLAFMTIAMIIAAIGVLLDQPILIVGSMVVGPEFGPLSALCVGIVRRRWRLVRRSGLALAAGFPFAMVVTVLAVWLLTALDLVDRSMLLQERPLTDFIWRPDALSWVIGFLGGVAGMLSLTSAKTGTLVGVLISVTTIPAAANAAVALAYGAHEEAVGSALQLVINVAAIVVAGVLTLLFQQVVWRRTRPAG is encoded by the coding sequence ATGCTGCATGTACGGGTGATCACACCCGAGGAACGCACCGAGGCGGTACTGGAAGAGCTGGCGGGCGACGTGGCGGTCACCCACCTGATCGTGCTGCCCGGCGCCGCCCGCTCGCCGCGCGGCGACGTGCTGGAGTTCGACGTGGTCCGCGAGGGTGCCAGCGTCGTGCTGGACCGGCTGCGCGCCCGCGGGCTGGACACCGACGGCGCGATCGTCGTCGAGCGGGTCGACGCCGCGTTGTCGGCGTCGGCCGACCGGGCCGCACGGCGGGTACCCGGGCTGGGCGTCGACGCCGTGGTCTGGCAGGAGCTCGAGCAGCAGACCGGCGAGGAGGCCGAGCTGTCCGGCTCGTTCCTGGCGTTCATGACCATCGCCATGATCATCGCCGCGATCGGTGTCCTGCTCGACCAGCCGATCCTGATCGTCGGATCGATGGTCGTCGGCCCGGAGTTCGGCCCGCTCTCCGCCCTCTGCGTCGGCATCGTGCGGCGCCGATGGCGGCTGGTCCGCCGCTCGGGGCTGGCCCTCGCGGCCGGCTTCCCGTTCGCCATGGTCGTCACGGTGCTGGCGGTGTGGCTGCTCACCGCCCTCGATCTGGTGGACCGGTCGATGCTGCTCCAGGAGCGGCCGCTCACCGACTTCATCTGGCGCCCGGACGCGCTGTCCTGGGTGATCGGCTTCCTCGGCGGCGTGGCCGGCATGCTCTCGCTCACCTCGGCCAAGACCGGCACGCTGGTCGGCGTGCTGATCTCGGTGACCACCATCCCCGCGGCGGCCAACGCCGCGGTCGCGCTGGCCTACGGCGCACACGAGGAGGCGGTCGGCTCCGCGCTCCAGCTGGTCATCAACGTGGCGGCGATCGTTGTCGCCGGCGTGCTCACCCTGCTGTTCCAGCAGGTCGTGTGGCGGCGTACCCGGCCGGCGGGCTGA
- a CDS encoding ABC transporter permease, which produces MTGTLGLLRFMLRRERFGLPWWLLGATLLVLIQSTQSQTLYGTPEALEKLRHSIGGNTAVIAMSGPTRLLDAIGGEVVFEILGFVSIVVALMSMFLVGRHTRAEEETGRAELLRSARVGKRAPLAAALSLAALANLAVAVLVFAATAGTGLPVGGSLLFGLATAAVGITFAALTALAAQVFENARAVYGAVALVLGAAYVLRAAGDVGNGALSWASPIGWSQRTFPYTGDRWWPLLLALCTSALLVAGAVALLGHRDFGAGLVPPRPGRPTASPALRNAYALAWRLQRGSLIGWAAGLFLLGAAYGSIGDTIEQYFLDNPEVAKFLPGGTADLVDAYLALTVGLSALLAAAYGVAATLRLRGEETSGRAEPVLATATGRGTWLASHLSVSLAGSALVLLTFGLGEGLAYGLTVSDAGQIPRLAAVALAYLPAVWLIVAVVVLVLGWLPRASAALAWVAVGYCAVIALFADSFDLPGWSRRASPFAHTPQVPLDNLGVAPLLVIGLVAASLVAAGYAGLRRRDLGY; this is translated from the coding sequence TTGACCGGGACCCTCGGCCTGCTGCGCTTCATGCTCCGCCGTGAGCGTTTCGGCCTGCCGTGGTGGTTGCTCGGCGCGACGTTGCTCGTGCTGATCCAGTCCACCCAGAGCCAGACCCTGTACGGCACGCCCGAGGCCCTGGAGAAGCTGCGCCACTCGATCGGCGGCAACACCGCCGTGATCGCGATGAGTGGCCCGACCCGGCTGCTGGACGCCATCGGCGGCGAGGTCGTGTTCGAGATCCTCGGCTTCGTGTCCATCGTGGTCGCGCTGATGAGCATGTTCCTGGTCGGCCGGCACACCCGCGCCGAGGAGGAGACCGGCCGCGCCGAGCTGCTCCGCTCGGCGCGGGTCGGCAAGCGGGCCCCGCTGGCGGCGGCGCTGTCGCTTGCCGCGCTGGCGAACCTGGCCGTCGCGGTGCTGGTGTTCGCCGCGACCGCCGGCACCGGCCTGCCGGTCGGCGGCTCGCTGCTGTTCGGCCTCGCGACCGCCGCCGTCGGCATCACGTTCGCCGCGCTCACCGCCCTCGCGGCGCAGGTCTTCGAGAACGCCCGCGCGGTGTACGGCGCCGTCGCGCTCGTCCTCGGGGCGGCCTACGTGCTGCGGGCCGCCGGCGACGTCGGCAACGGCGCTCTGTCCTGGGCCTCGCCGATCGGCTGGAGCCAGCGCACGTTTCCGTACACCGGCGACCGGTGGTGGCCGCTGTTGCTCGCGCTCTGCACCTCCGCGCTGCTGGTGGCGGGCGCGGTGGCGCTGCTCGGGCACCGCGACTTCGGCGCCGGCCTGGTGCCGCCCCGGCCCGGCCGGCCCACCGCCTCCCCCGCGCTGCGCAACGCGTACGCGCTGGCCTGGCGCCTGCAACGCGGTTCCCTGATCGGCTGGGCGGCCGGGCTCTTCCTGCTCGGCGCCGCGTACGGCTCGATCGGCGACACCATCGAGCAGTACTTCCTGGACAACCCGGAGGTCGCCAAGTTCCTGCCGGGCGGCACCGCGGACCTCGTCGACGCCTACCTGGCACTGACCGTCGGGCTCTCCGCCCTGCTCGCGGCGGCCTACGGGGTGGCGGCCACGCTGCGGCTGCGCGGCGAGGAGACCTCCGGCCGGGCCGAGCCGGTGCTGGCGACGGCGACCGGCCGCGGCACCTGGCTGGCGAGCCACCTCAGCGTCTCCCTGGCCGGCAGCGCCCTGGTGCTGCTCACGTTCGGCCTCGGCGAGGGTTTGGCGTACGGCCTGACCGTCTCGGACGCCGGCCAGATACCGCGCCTGGCGGCGGTCGCGCTCGCCTACCTGCCCGCGGTGTGGCTGATCGTCGCCGTGGTGGTGCTGGTGCTCGGCTGGTTGCCGCGCGCGTCCGCGGCCCTGGCGTGGGTGGCCGTCGGCTACTGCGCGGTCATCGCGCTCTTCGCCGACTCGTTCGACCTGCCCGGCTGGTCGCGACGCGCGTCGCCGTTCGCGCACACCCCGCAGGTCCCGCTCGACAACCTGGGCGTCGCGCCGCTGCTCGTCATCGGCCTGGTCGCCGCGTCGCTCGTGGCGGCCGGCTACGCCGGACTACGCCGCCGAGACCTCGGCTACTAG
- a CDS encoding GbsR/MarR family transcriptional regulator — MRDETALRSFVEDMSRLLGDWGFPRMAGRVVFTLMAADERSLSAGELAERLDVSPAAISGAVRYLTQLSMVTREHVPGSRRDRYRLVDDSWYEVTVAKMTLLKTLADAAAQGAAAAGGRDTIAGERLAGMSDFYNWVQDNLPAMLERWAELKAAAARGDQGANR, encoded by the coding sequence ATGCGGGACGAGACCGCGCTGCGCAGCTTTGTGGAGGACATGTCCCGGCTGCTGGGCGACTGGGGCTTCCCGCGGATGGCCGGCCGGGTGGTGTTCACCCTGATGGCGGCCGACGAGCGGTCGCTGAGCGCGGGGGAGCTGGCCGAGCGCCTTGACGTCAGCCCGGCGGCCATCTCGGGCGCGGTGCGCTACCTGACCCAGCTCAGCATGGTGACCCGGGAGCACGTGCCCGGCTCGCGCCGCGACCGCTACCGCCTCGTGGACGACTCCTGGTACGAGGTGACCGTCGCCAAGATGACCCTCCTGAAGACCCTTGCCGACGCCGCGGCGCAGGGCGCCGCCGCCGCGGGCGGGCGCGACACGATCGCGGGGGAGCGACTGGCGGGCATGAGCGACTTCTACAACTGGGTGCAGGACAACCTGCCGGCCATGCTGGAGCGCTGGGCCGAGCTCAAGGCCGCCGCCGCGCGGGGCGATCAGGGCGCGAACCGGTAG
- a CDS encoding ABC transporter ATP-binding protein: MTTSDGPAISITGLSKSFGAAKALDGLDLTVATGEVHGFLGPNGAGKTTTIRVLLGLLRPDAGEVRLLGGDPGRDAVALHGRLAYVPGDVTLWPGITGGEVIDLLGRMRGGIDRRRRDELLERFDLDPRKKARTYSKGNRQKVALIAALAADVELLLLDEPTSGLDPLMESVFQQCIQEVKRQGRTVLLSSHILAEAEALCDRVSIIRLGRTVESGTLSELRHLTRTSVTVETAESPAGIEALPGVYDAVVEDHHARFDVDTAQLDAVVRRLAPLGVRSLTSTPPTLEELFLRHYGDQEVPS, from the coding sequence ATGACCACCTCCGACGGGCCCGCGATCTCGATCACCGGGCTGAGCAAGTCGTTCGGGGCCGCCAAGGCCCTCGACGGGCTCGACCTGACCGTTGCCACCGGCGAGGTGCATGGCTTCCTCGGCCCGAACGGCGCGGGAAAGACCACCACCATCCGGGTGCTGCTCGGCCTGCTGCGTCCCGACGCCGGCGAGGTGCGGCTGCTGGGCGGCGACCCGGGCCGCGACGCGGTCGCCCTGCACGGCCGGCTGGCCTACGTGCCCGGCGACGTCACGCTCTGGCCGGGCATCACCGGCGGCGAGGTCATCGACCTGCTCGGCCGGATGCGCGGCGGCATCGACCGGCGCCGGCGCGACGAGCTGCTGGAGCGGTTCGACCTGGACCCCCGCAAGAAGGCGCGCACCTACTCCAAGGGCAACCGGCAGAAGGTCGCCCTGATCGCGGCGCTGGCCGCGGACGTCGAGCTGCTGCTGCTCGACGAGCCGACGTCGGGCCTGGACCCGCTGATGGAGTCGGTGTTCCAGCAGTGCATCCAGGAGGTGAAGCGGCAGGGCCGGACGGTGCTGCTGTCCAGCCACATCCTGGCCGAGGCCGAGGCGCTGTGCGACCGGGTGAGCATCATCCGGCTCGGCCGCACCGTCGAGTCCGGCACGCTGAGCGAGCTGCGGCACCTGACCCGCACGTCGGTCACGGTCGAGACGGCGGAGTCGCCGGCCGGCATCGAGGCGCTGCCCGGCGTGTACGACGCGGTGGTCGAGGACCATCACGCCCGCTTCGACGTCGACACCGCCCAGCTGGACGCCGTGGTGCGCCGGCTCGCGCCGCTCGGCGTGCGCAGCCTGACCAGCACGCCGCCGACGCTGGAGGAGCTGTTCCTGCGCCACTACGGCGACCAGGAGGTGCCGTCTTGA